Below is a genomic region from Rhodospirillum centenum SW.
CGATGTCGGCGAAGGCGGTGGCGATCACCTTGGCGCCGCGGTCGTGCCCGTCCTGGCCCAGCTTGGCCACCAGCATGCGCGGCCGGCGGCCCTCCTCCGCGGCGAACTCCTCGACCTCGCGGCAGATCCGGGCAAAGCCCTCGTCACCGTCATAGGCGGCGCCGTAGACGCCGGAGACGCTGCGGATGATGGCGCGGTGGCGGGTGAAGACCTCCTCCAGCGCGTCGCTGATCTCGCCCACCGTGGCGCGGGCGCGCGCGGCCTCCACGGCCAGCGCCAGCAGGTTGCCGGACTTCTCCCGCGCCGCCGCGGTCAGGGCGGCCAGGGCGGCGCGCACGGCGGCCTCGTCGCGGGTCGCGCGGATGCGCTTCAGGCGGGCGATCTGGGCCTCGCGCACGACGGTGTTGTCGATGTCCAGCACCTCCACCCGGTCGGGGTTGGCGGGGCGGTACTTGTTGACGCCGACGATCACCTCCTCGCCGCGGTCGATGCGGGCCTGCCGGCGGGCGGCGGCCTCCTCGATCTTCAGCTTGGGCATGCCGGATTCCACGGCGCGGGTCATGCCGCCCAGCGCCTCGACCTCGTCGATCAGCTTGCGCGCCTCGGCGGCCAGGCTGTGGGTCAGGTGCTCGACATAGTAGCTGCCGCCCAGCGGATCGACGACGCGGGGGATGCCCGTCTCCTCGGCGATGATGAGCTGGGTGTTGCGGGCGATGCGGGCCGAGAACGGCGTCGGCAGGCCCAGCGCCTCGTCGAAGCTGTTGGTGTGCAGCGACTGCGTGCCGCCCAGGATGGCGGCCATCGCCTCGACCGTCGTGCGGACGATGTTGTTGTAAGGGTCCTGCTCGGTCAGCGAGACGCCGGAGGTCTGGCAGTGCGTGCGCAGCGCCAGCGAGCGCGGGTCCTTCGGCTGGAAGTGCGTCTGCATCAGCTCGGCCCAGAGCAGGCGCGCGGCGCGCAGCTTGGCGACCTCCATGAAGAAGTCCATGCCGATGCAGAAGAAGAAGGACAGGCGCGGCGCGAACCTGTCCACGTCCAGCCCCTTGGCCAGCGCGGCGCGCACATATTCCAGCCCGTCGGCCAGGGTGAAGGCCAGCTCCTGCACCGCCGTCGCCCCCGCCTCCTGCATGTGGTAGCCGGAGATCGAGATGCTGTTGAACTTCGGCATGTGGGTCGCGGTGTACTCGATGATGTCCGCGATGATCCGCATGCTGGGTTCGGGCGGATAGATGTAGGTGTTGCGGACCATGAACTCCTTGAGGATGTCGTTCTGGATGGTCCCCGAGAGCTTGGCCTGCGGCACGCCCTGTTCTTCCGCGGCCACGATGTACATGGCCATGATGGGCAGCACGGCGCCGTTCATGGTCATGGACACCGACATCCGGTCCAGCGGGATGTCGTCGAAGAGGATCTTCATGTCCTCGACCGAATCGATGGCGACGCCGGCCTTGCCCACGTCACCGACGACGCGCGGATGGTCGCTGTCGTAGCCGCGGTGCGTGGCCAGATCGAAGGCGACCGAAAGCCCCATTTGCCCGGCTTTCAGATTCGCCTTGTAGAATGCGTTCGATTCTTCCGCCGTGGAGAATCCAGCATACTGGCGTATGGTCCAGGGCTTGACGGTGTACATCGTCGCGCGCGGACCGCGCGTGTAGGGGGGGAAGCCGGGCAGCCCGGCATCCTCCAGGGCTTCGAGATCGGCTGCCGTGTAGAGGGGTTTGATGGCTATGCCTTCCGGCGTCGCGCTGACCAGACTGTCCAACGGGCGCCCCTCTTCGCGGGACAGGTCCTTGGCGGCCAGGGTTTCCCAATCGGCGATAGTCTTCGGCGGGAAGACGGACATCACGGCAGCTCCTCGACACCCGCGCGTCACCACGCGGCTATGCACCAAGGAACAGGGCGGCCGGGACGCGCGGGGGCGCCACTATAGTCCCGGCCGCATCGGCTTGTCACGGCACCCCGCCCCCCGGCCCGCGCTCCGCATGGCCGTCATGTGCGCTCCGGGACGCTGCCGGAAGGTCGGTTTTCCAAGAAAACCGCCATGGTTTACGAGAAATGTTGCCTCATACTAGTGAAGGCCATATGATAGGCTTAAATCTACAGTTAATAGAACAGAGTTTGCGGATTTCTCGTCATGGCAGCAAAGCGGCGCCCTTCGGCCCATCCTGACGCCCTCGCCCCCGACGCCATGCGGTCGATCTGCAAGAACGTCACGGTCGCCGGCCGCCGCACGAGCGTGCGGATGGAGCCGATCATGTGGCAGTGCCTTGAGGAAATCTGCCGGCGGGAGGGGCGGACGGTCCATGAGATCGTCACCCTGATCGACCGTCTGCGCGGTGACGGCGGCCTCACGGCGGCGTTGCGCATCTTCCTGGTCGGCTACCTGCAACAGGCGGCCAGCCGCTCGGCCGGGCTGCTGTCCGCGGCCGGGGCTGCTGCCGGGCCGCGGCCGGCGCCGCACCCGATCCTGGGGATGTCCGAAGAAGCGGCCGGATACAATCCCGGTGCCCGCCGCTACAGCCCCGCCTTCGAGGATGCGATCCGCATCTTCGACACGCTGGACGACTGACGGATCGGTATTTTTTCTTTAACCCCTGGTTGTATTCTTCCGGCGGCCGCCCGTTCTTCCGACGGGGGTCCCCAGGCCAGTCCCGGTCCCGGTCCCGGTCCCGGTCCTGCGCGCGACCTGCGCGCGACCTGCGCGTCCTCTCGCCGCGCGTCCCCTCCCCGTGTGCGCCCGGATGCGCTAGGGTGCGCCGATCCCGACGTGAACGGCCCGGTCCATGCGAACCCATCCCGATTTTCCGAACCTCTTCATCCTCGACCACCCGCTGATCCAGCACAAGCTCTCCCACATGCGGGACCGGCAGCGCTCGACCATGGGCTTCCGCCAGCTCCTGAAGGAGATCGCGCTGCTCATGGGCTACGAGATCACGCGCGACCTGCCGCTCACCACCGAAGCGATCGAGACGCCGCTCTGCACGATGGATGCGCCGGTCATCGAGGGCAAGAAGCTGGCGATCGTGCCGATCCTGCGGGCCGGCCTGATCATGGCGGAAGGCCTGCTGGAGCTGGTGCCGGCAGCGCGCGAGGGGCATATCGGCCTCTACCGCGACCACGACACCAAGATGCCGGTGGAATATCTGGTGAAGCTGCCCGATCCGGCGGGCCGCCGCTTCATCCTGGTCGATCCCATGCTCGCCACCGGCAATTCGGCCGTGCATGCGGTGGACGTGCTGAACCGGAACGGCGTGCTGGACGCGCAGATCCGGTTCATGGCGCTCGTCGCCGCGCCCGAGGGGGTGCGCACCTTCCATGCCGCGCATCCCACGGTGCCGGTCTTCACCGCGGGGCTGGACAGCCACCTGAACCCCAACGCCTACATCGTCCCCGGCCTGGGCGATGCCGGCGACCGGCTGTTCGGCACGAAGTAGGCCGCCGGCCCGGGCCGACGCTTCTCCTTGCGTCCCGCGGGGGACCTGCGGCACACCTGCAGCCGGCATGCCCCCACGGGAAGAGGCTCCATGAAGCGCGTCCTGCTCGGATTTCTGGCCTTCGTCCTGCTGATCGTCGCGGCCACGGCGGTCTGGCTCTACACCCCCGACCTGCCGCGGGAGGAGGTGGAGGCGCTCTATCTCCGCGACCCGGGCGACTACCGCGAGATCGCCGGCCAGCGGCTGCATGTCCGGGTGGAGGGCGAGGGTCCGGCCGTCGTGCTGATCCACGGCTTCGGCTCCAGCCTGCTGACATGGGACGCCTGGGCCCGGGATCTGGCGACGGACCACCGGGTGGTCCGCTTCGACCTGCCCGGCCACGGCCTCTCCGGCCCCGCCCCGGACGACGATTACGGCATCGACCGCAGCGTCGCGCTGATCGGCGCCCTGCTGGACGCGCTGGGGCTGGAGCGCGCCACCCTGGTGGGCAACTCCCTGGGCGGGCTGGCCGCCTGGCGTTTCGCCGCTGCCCGTCCGGACCGGGTGGAGAAGCTGGTGCTGATCGCCGCCGGCGGTTTCGTGCCGCCCGGGGCCGCCTACGGCCAGCGGATCGAGGTGCCGCCCGCGTTCCGGGCGATGCGCTCTGTCCTGCCGGAATCCATGGTGCGCGCCAGCCTCGCCAGCATGTACGGCGATCCCGCCCGGCTGGACCCGGAGACGGTGCGCCGCTACTGGACCATGATGCGGGCGCCGGGCGTGCGCGACGCCCTGGTCCGGCGGCTGGAGGATTTCACGACCGAGGACCCGGTGCCGCTGCTGGCCCGCATCCCGGCGCCGACCCTGGTGATGTGGGGCGCCCGCGATGTCATGGTCCCGGCGACCGACGCCGCCCGCTTCGCCGGCGCGCTGCCGGACGCGCGGGTGGTGATCTGGCCGGATCTGGGCCATGTCCCGATGGAAGAGGCGCCGGAGCGGACCCTGGCGGACCTGCGCGCGTTCCTGGCAGGGGTGCCGGTGGGAACCGCCCCCGCCGCGGTGCCCGCACCCTGAGCCCACGGGGGCGGGTCATCGCTGGTCTTGACCGTCCCGCCGGAGGCGGGTCCGGGTCATTGCGGGCCCCGACCGGCCCGCC
It encodes:
- a CDS encoding ribbon-helix-helix domain-containing protein — translated: MAAKRRPSAHPDALAPDAMRSICKNVTVAGRRTSVRMEPIMWQCLEEICRREGRTVHEIVTLIDRLRGDGGLTAALRIFLVGYLQQAASRSAGLLSAAGAAAGPRPAPHPILGMSEEAAGYNPGARRYSPAFEDAIRIFDTLDD
- a CDS encoding alpha/beta fold hydrolase, translating into MKRVLLGFLAFVLLIVAATAVWLYTPDLPREEVEALYLRDPGDYREIAGQRLHVRVEGEGPAVVLIHGFGSSLLTWDAWARDLATDHRVVRFDLPGHGLSGPAPDDDYGIDRSVALIGALLDALGLERATLVGNSLGGLAAWRFAAARPDRVEKLVLIAAGGFVPPGAAYGQRIEVPPAFRAMRSVLPESMVRASLASMYGDPARLDPETVRRYWTMMRAPGVRDALVRRLEDFTTEDPVPLLARIPAPTLVMWGARDVMVPATDAARFAGALPDARVVIWPDLGHVPMEEAPERTLADLRAFLAGVPVGTAPAAVPAP
- the scpA gene encoding methylmalonyl-CoA mutase; translation: MSVFPPKTIADWETLAAKDLSREEGRPLDSLVSATPEGIAIKPLYTAADLEALEDAGLPGFPPYTRGPRATMYTVKPWTIRQYAGFSTAEESNAFYKANLKAGQMGLSVAFDLATHRGYDSDHPRVVGDVGKAGVAIDSVEDMKILFDDIPLDRMSVSMTMNGAVLPIMAMYIVAAEEQGVPQAKLSGTIQNDILKEFMVRNTYIYPPEPSMRIIADIIEYTATHMPKFNSISISGYHMQEAGATAVQELAFTLADGLEYVRAALAKGLDVDRFAPRLSFFFCIGMDFFMEVAKLRAARLLWAELMQTHFQPKDPRSLALRTHCQTSGVSLTEQDPYNNIVRTTVEAMAAILGGTQSLHTNSFDEALGLPTPFSARIARNTQLIIAEETGIPRVVDPLGGSYYVEHLTHSLAAEARKLIDEVEALGGMTRAVESGMPKLKIEEAAARRQARIDRGEEVIVGVNKYRPANPDRVEVLDIDNTVVREAQIARLKRIRATRDEAAVRAALAALTAAAREKSGNLLALAVEAARARATVGEISDALEEVFTRHRAIIRSVSGVYGAAYDGDEGFARICREVEEFAAEEGRRPRMLVAKLGQDGHDRGAKVIATAFADIGFDVDVGPLFQTPEEAARQAVENDVHIVGVSSLAAGHKTLVPQLVAALRAQGADDVLVICGGVIPPQDYDMLLESGAAAIFGPGTHIPRAAAEILGILRDRRKVAA
- the upp gene encoding uracil phosphoribosyltransferase; translated protein: MRTHPDFPNLFILDHPLIQHKLSHMRDRQRSTMGFRQLLKEIALLMGYEITRDLPLTTEAIETPLCTMDAPVIEGKKLAIVPILRAGLIMAEGLLELVPAAREGHIGLYRDHDTKMPVEYLVKLPDPAGRRFILVDPMLATGNSAVHAVDVLNRNGVLDAQIRFMALVAAPEGVRTFHAAHPTVPVFTAGLDSHLNPNAYIVPGLGDAGDRLFGTK